CCAGCACCTTGGCGATGCTCTCGGTGGAGGGCCAGCGGGGACGCCCGTCGGCTGTGATGCGCTTGGAGCGGTTGAAGGCGGTGGCGTCCAGGCCCGCCTTCTTGGCAAGGCCTGAGGCCGAGAGGCCGTGCAAGGCGGCGAGGCGATCCAGGGCGGTCCAGACCTGACCGTGGGTGAGCATCTGCATGAGGCGATCCGTCAAGCCGAGCCGTTGAAAGCGTCGCCCACGCCCCATGCGCAGGCAGAAGGCTGGAGGGAGCGCCCTGCTCACCCCATCCGCCTCCGTCACGCCGGAAGGACGGCTGCCGTGTTCCATTCCGGCAGGCATCCTGATGTCTAGGAAAATATGGTTTTATCGCTGATGTGTAAAGGAATTTTGTCTTTAATGACGCGGCTTTTTCTCCCGCTGCGGCCGGAACTTGAATTGCCAAGCGCGCTCAACACTTTACCGCGCCGCCGCAGCTTGCAGCAAAGCGCTCTCCACTCCCGGTCCAGTTGCGGCAAGAAGAGGAAACCCGCGCCGCGCGCGACGGCAATACTGTCCGCAAGAAGCGCCATCTTTCCATCTGGACGCTGACATGCTGTAGAGCGGGTCGTAGAGTGAGGAAGGACCGATGGCCGCAACCGATTCCGTTGTGTTCAAGATCACCCCTGCCGCCCCCTGGGCGCTGGCGGAGGCGGCCGGCCGGTTCGAGGGTGCGCCGGTGGACCTGGCCGATGGCTACATTCATTTTTCCACCGCAGACCAAGTGGTCGAGACTGCCGCAAAGCACTTTGCCGGGCAGGCCGATCTTCTCCTTGTGGCGGTGGATGCAACTCTTCTGGGGGAGGGGCTGCGCTGGGAGCCCTCCCGCGGGGGCGCGCTGTTTCCGCACCTCTACGGGCCTCTTCCCCTTACCGCCGTGCGCTGGGTGAAGCCGCTGCCGCTCGGCGCGGACGGCGCGCACGCCTTTCCCGATGTGTCCGCCTGAGCCTCAGATCAAGGCCAGCGAGAACGGCTCGCCCTCATAGGCGTCGCGGCCGCGACCGATGGCCTCAATAGCGCGCACCATGCGCCCGTCGCGTCGCAGGGCCCGATCGGCCAAGGCCACCAGGCGCGCATTGGGGGTCGCGGTCGGCGACGCCGCTCTCAGGGCGGTGGCGATCTCCGCCTCGTCCCGCTCGGGGAGCAGGGCGCACACGGTGGCATAGGCGGCGGCGGTGGAGCGGGAAATGCCCGCATAGCAATGGATTACCAGCGGCGCCTCGCGCGGCCAGGCTCGCACAAATTCCAGCAACTCGTTCATGTGCGCCTCGCCGGGCGCCACCAGTCCTTCCATCTCCATCACGATGTCGTTGATGCCGAGGAAGAGATGGTTGGTGGGGTCCACATTGGACGGCCGGGTAAAGACCGTCCCGCCATTGATGAGGCTGATGACGTGGCGCGCGCCAGTGGCCTCCACCGTCGCATGGAGACGGGCGAGGGAGCAGACATGGATCATGACACGAGCTCCTCGAAACGGGCGATGAAGCGGGCTTTCGCCTCATCCGCCGTCCAGGGTGTGAGATAGTCCTTCTCCACCGCGTCGTCGAGGCGCACCGGGCGGCCGAAGAAGGCCAGCGCCTCCTGGGCCTCGAAGCCGGCGAGGTGGGTCGCCTCCAGATAGGCGGCGGCCCTGTCGGCCACCTTGGCCACCTTGACGAGGGCGTCCGGCCACACCGGCGGCAGGCCGAAGCGCAGGGAAATGGCGCCGAGAAGCCGTGCCTCCACCGCCTTGTAGTCGCCTCCCAGCACGGCCTTGAAGGGCGAGATCATGTCGCCGATCACATATTCGGGCGCATCATGCAGCAGGACGGCGAGGCGCCAGCGCGGGTCGATATTGGGCGAGGTGCGGCGGGCGAGGCGCTCCACCAGGAGCGAGTGCTGGGCCACCGAGAAGATGTTGTCGCCCCGCGTCTGGCCGTTCCATCGGGCGACGCGGGCGAGGCCATGTGCGATGTCCTCGATTTCCACATCGAGCGGGGTGGGGTCCAGGAGGTCGAGCCGCCGGCCGGACAGCATGCGCTGCCAGGCGCGCGGGGCCGGTCGCGCGGCCTTGCGGGAAGCGGGCGCGTGGGCGGGGGATGGGGGGTCGGGCGTCTCAACCATCTGGAACTCGATCCGCCTTCCTTCTCGTCCTGAAAAATCCGCCCGATGGGGGCGCTTTTCAATCCTGGTCCGACGCGCCTTCGCCGCCGCTCTTGCTCGGGTATAAGGATGAGGTTCCAAGGAGCAAGGCCCGAACATGACAGAGCCGGTCCGTCCCACCCTCGCTGCCAGCGCCGCCGTGTTCCGCGACGGGCGCGTGCTGCTGGCGCGGCGCGGCTTCCATCCGGGCCTTGGCCTGTGGAGCTTGCCCGGCGGGCGGGTGGAGCCGGGCGAGACGGTGGCGCAGGCGGCGGCGCGGGAGGTGATGGAAGAGGTCCAGGTGACGGCGCGGGTGCTCGGCGTCGCCGCGGTGCTGGACTTCATTACGATGGACGATGCGGGGCTGCTCAGGAGCCATTTTGTGGTCATCGCCCATGCTGCCCTCTGGCAGAGGGGCGAGCCGCAGGTGGGGGAGGAGGCAACCGAGATCGGCTGGTTCCTGCCGGAGGAGGTGGCAGGTCTGGCCACCACGCGCGGCCTCTCCGACGTGGTGTTCAAGGCGGCGACCCTGCTGCCCACCTCCGCCGCGACCGACGTGTCTTGACCCGGCGTCCGGAACGCGCGACGACACGCTGATGCGCCTGACCGCCTTGCTCCTCGCTTTCCTCCTCGCCGCATGCGGGGTGTCCGGCGCACGCGCGGCGGAAGGCTCGACGCCGCCTTATGAGACCGATCTCATGCGCCTCGCCGAGATCCTGGGGGGCCTGCATTATTTGCGGCCCCTGTGCGGGATGAGCGCGGAGGCGCAGAGCTGGCGCGGCGAAATGCAGGGGCTGATCGACACCGAGCAGCCCTCCGACAGCCGCAGGGCCCGGCTCGTGGCGGCCTTCAACCAGGGTTATAACAGCTACGCCCAGGTCTATCGCACCTGCACGCCGGCCGCAGCCGTGGCGGTGCAGCGCCAGCTGGACGAGGGCGCCCGCCTCTCCCACGAAATCGTGGTGCGCTACGGCGGAAACTGACCGGCGCGACCCGCGCGGCTTCTCCCCACGTGAATGTGCGGGGAGGGTTCAGAGCCCGTTAACCTTTCGTTTAGAACTTCCACGACGCAGCGTCGCGCTGTGGTAGGGAAGGAGCGCGCCCGGGTGACGGCGCGCCGGAGGCCCCCTTGTCCAGCATCAGTTCATACCGTCCCACCAAGGAGATCGCCGAGGCCGCTTCCGACGAGCGCCACGCGGCCTTGTCCTATCTGGACGATGCCTGGGTGGAAGCCATGCGGGATGGCCTCGACGAGGATTGCATGGTGCATGCGGCGCTCTTCACCGCCTTGCGCCGGCTGGTCTCCACCTATGGCGAGGAGGCCTGCGCCGATTATGTGGAGAGCCTCTCCGCGCGCATCCGAGCCGGCGAATATACGGTGATTGGCCCCCGCCAATAAGGCGGCCGCGCCGGACGCAACCATCCCGCCAGACGGACGGAGCCGCCGGGTGCCCCCGGCGGACGATGTTATTCGGCCGCCGGCTCCAGAGCGAGACGGGCATAGGCCAGGAAGGCCCGGTCATCGCGCGCCGGACCGCGGGCGGCGATGAACTGGTCCGGCCGCACCAGCACCCAGCCGGGTTCCGAAAAGCCATAGCGCTGGAGCAGCTCGGGCGCCTCGCTCTCCTCGATCCCGAGCGCCGAACCGATGCGTGCCGCATGGGCGCGCAAGGCGCCGTGAGCGCCGGGTGGCCCCAGCAGAAGCAAGGTGTGCCTGGCACCGGAAAAGCGGCTCCAGAGCCGGGCGTCACCGAGCGCCGCATCCCGTGCCCGGTGCCCGGACGCCGGCGCGCCGCTGGTGGAGAGGCGCTCCACCGCTTCCAGCAGCGGACCGCTGTCATAGACGATGTCGGTCTCCGACAATTCGGCCTGGAGCTTGCGGCGCACCACCGGCAGGCGGGAGGCCACCGAGACCAGGGCATCGCGCACCACCCGCGTGGCCGTGCTGGTGGAGACCATGCCGAACCGCAGCTTCTGGGCCGCGCCCGCCACGACCGCGCGTGCAACCGGGCGTCGCTCCGCCTCGTAGCTGCCCAGGAGCGCGTCCGCGACGCCCCGCCCGGACAGGACGGCGGCGAGTTTCCAGCCCAGATTCATGGCGTCCTGGATGCCGGTATTCATCCCCTGTCCGCCGGCGGGGCTGTGGATATGGGCGGCATCTCCCGCCAGGAACACCCGTCCCCGGCCATAGCTGGCGACGAGACGCTCATTGACGCGAAAGGCCGACAGCCAGGTGGGATCATGCGCCACCACCCCAAGGCCGGAGGCGGTGAGGTGGCGCTGGATTTCCTCCAGCGTCGGCGGCTCGTCCGACGCTGGGTCCTCCCGCATGGCGAAGGTGCGCCACACGCCCGGGGTCACCGGGAAGAGGGCGACTGAGCCGGCCGCGCTCCACCAGATATAGATGGAAGACGGGTCCAGCGGGCCATCCATCTGGGTGTCGGAGAGAATGAAGGTCTGGGGCTCGGTGAAGCCCTCGAAGGGAATGTCGAGGCCGCGCCGCACCGCGCTGCGGGCGCCATCGGAGCCCACCAGGAAGCTGCAGGCCGCTTCTTCCTCCTCCCCGTCCGGATGCCGGAGGCGGGCTTCCACCACGCGCCCGGCTTCCGTGAAGCCGAGGAGTTCTACGCCTCGCTCCACCGCGATGCCGCTTTCCGCGAGGCGTTCAGTCAGGATCGCCTCGGTGCGCGACTGGGGCAGGATGAGCGTGAAGGGATAGGGGCTGTCCACGCCCTCGGCGATGGGCATGGCCGCGAGCGGGTGGGAATTGTCACCAATTCGGAGCGTTTCCATGCGCATGCCGTCGGCGATAAAGCGTTCGGCAAGGCCCAGCGCTCCGAACGCCTCCAGGCTCCCGCTCCACACCGCCAGCGCCTTGGAGACGGTGGCGGGAGCGGCGAGCTTGTCGACGATGCGAAAGGGAATGCCGAGCGTCAGCAAGGCATTGGCCAATGTCAGGCCGGTCGGGCCTGCGCCGACGATAAGAACGGGGGAGGGGGGCGCCATGTTTGTTCTTCCCTGCTTGTCCCACCGCCCTTCAGGGAACGCCTGATGCGCGCAAGGGTCAAGCCGAGAATGTTCCCCGCACCAGAGCGGGCAGGCGCAGCGCCTGGAAGCTGCCGCGCGCCGCCAGGAATACCAGCAGCGACAGCCAAAGCCCGGCATTGCCCAGGAACGACAGGCCGAAGAAGGCCAGGAGATAGGCGGCCAGCGCGGCCACCATGAGGTTGCGCATGTCGCGCGACCACAGGGCGCCGATATAGATGCCGTCAAAGGCATAGGCGAAGACGCCCACGACCGGCAGGATGGCCGCGAAGATGAGGAAGGTGCGAGCGGCGGCGCGCACCTCACCATTGGTGGTCATGAGGTCAATGACCATCGGTCCGATGGCCAGATAGGCGAGACAGGCGGACACGGCGACGCCGAAGCCCCAGATGAGCACCAGCCGCATGCCCTTCATGAAGGAGGCGCGGTCCCGCGCGCCCACCGCCTGGCCGCAGATCTGCTCGGCGGCGGTGGCGAAGCCGTCGAGGAAATAGGCGGCCAGCAGCACCATGTTGTTCAAGAGGGCATTGGCCGCCAGGGTCACGTCGCCCGATCGCGCCCCCTGGGCGGCGAAAAAACCGAAGGCGAACATGAGGGCGGCGGTGCGGATCATGATGTCGCGGTTCAGCGCGAGCGTCGCCAGCAACTCCCGCCGGTCCAGCAGCACGGCGCGGGGGACCGCGAGGCGGAACCCCAGCAGACGGGCGCACAGGACAAGCCCCACCAGCGCGCCGGCCATCTCGGCCGCCAGCGTGCCCGCGGCGGACCCCGCCACGCCCCAGCCCAGGCCGAGCACCAGCCAAATGGTCAGGGCCGTGTTGAGGAGGCCGATGCCCACCTGCAGCGCCAGCGCGTGCCCTGTGCGGCCGAGCCCGGTGAGCCAGCCCAGCAGGGCATAATTGGCAAGGCTGAAGGGAGCGGCGAAGATGCGCACCTGGAAATAGGCCGCCACCGCGCTGTTCACCTCGGCCGATGCCCCGCCAAGGGCGAGCGCCGCCGCCTCTATGGGCGTGCGCAAAAGGATGAGGGCCAGGCCGCACACAAGGGCCAGCATCAGCGCACGGGCGAGGACCGCCCGCTCCTCCAGCTTGTCCCGGCGCCCCAGCGCCTGGGCGGCAAGGCCCACCGTGCCCATGC
This genomic interval from Aquabacter sp. L1I39 contains the following:
- a CDS encoding NUDIX hydrolase, with product MTEPVRPTLAASAAVFRDGRVLLARRGFHPGLGLWSLPGGRVEPGETVAQAAAREVMEEVQVTARVLGVAAVLDFITMDDAGLLRSHFVVIAHAALWQRGEPQVGEEATEIGWFLPEEVAGLATTRGLSDVVFKAATLLPTSAATDVS
- a CDS encoding tyrosine phosphatase family protein, whose amino-acid sequence is MIHVCSLARLHATVEATGARHVISLINGGTVFTRPSNVDPTNHLFLGINDIVMEMEGLVAPGEAHMNELLEFVRAWPREAPLVIHCYAGISRSTAAAYATVCALLPERDEAEIATALRAASPTATPNARLVALADRALRRDGRMVRAIEAIGRGRDAYEGEPFSLALI
- a CDS encoding MATE family efflux transporter, whose product is MSTALAADGPQAVTHRRVLAIALPMTVAHLTTPLLGIIDTAVVGRLGDAALIGGVALGAVVFDFLFWGFGFLRMGTVGLAAQALGRRDKLEERAVLARALMLALVCGLALILLRTPIEAAALALGGASAEVNSAVAAYFQVRIFAAPFSLANYALLGWLTGLGRTGHALALQVGIGLLNTALTIWLVLGLGWGVAGSAAGTLAAEMAGALVGLVLCARLLGFRLAVPRAVLLDRRELLATLALNRDIMIRTAALMFAFGFFAAQGARSGDVTLAANALLNNMVLLAAYFLDGFATAAEQICGQAVGARDRASFMKGMRLVLIWGFGVAVSACLAYLAIGPMVIDLMTTNGEVRAAARTFLIFAAILPVVGVFAYAFDGIYIGALWSRDMRNLMVAALAAYLLAFFGLSFLGNAGLWLSLLVFLAARGSFQALRLPALVRGTFSA
- a CDS encoding HD family hydrolase; translated protein: MVETPDPPSPAHAPASRKAARPAPRAWQRMLSGRRLDLLDPTPLDVEIEDIAHGLARVARWNGQTRGDNIFSVAQHSLLVERLARRTSPNIDPRWRLAVLLHDAPEYVIGDMISPFKAVLGGDYKAVEARLLGAISLRFGLPPVWPDALVKVAKVADRAAAYLEATHLAGFEAQEALAFFGRPVRLDDAVEKDYLTPWTADEAKARFIARFEELVS
- a CDS encoding TIGR02301 family protein encodes the protein MRLTALLLAFLLAACGVSGARAAEGSTPPYETDLMRLAEILGGLHYLRPLCGMSAEAQSWRGEMQGLIDTEQPSDSRRARLVAAFNQGYNSYAQVYRTCTPAAAVAVQRQLDEGARLSHEIVVRYGGN
- a CDS encoding DUF952 domain-containing protein; amino-acid sequence: MAATDSVVFKITPAAPWALAEAAGRFEGAPVDLADGYIHFSTADQVVETAAKHFAGQADLLLVAVDATLLGEGLRWEPSRGGALFPHLYGPLPLTAVRWVKPLPLGADGAHAFPDVSA
- a CDS encoding FAD-dependent monooxygenase, whose translation is MAPPSPVLIVGAGPTGLTLANALLTLGIPFRIVDKLAAPATVSKALAVWSGSLEAFGALGLAERFIADGMRMETLRIGDNSHPLAAMPIAEGVDSPYPFTLILPQSRTEAILTERLAESGIAVERGVELLGFTEAGRVVEARLRHPDGEEEEAACSFLVGSDGARSAVRRGLDIPFEGFTEPQTFILSDTQMDGPLDPSSIYIWWSAAGSVALFPVTPGVWRTFAMREDPASDEPPTLEEIQRHLTASGLGVVAHDPTWLSAFRVNERLVASYGRGRVFLAGDAAHIHSPAGGQGMNTGIQDAMNLGWKLAAVLSGRGVADALLGSYEAERRPVARAVVAGAAQKLRFGMVSTSTATRVVRDALVSVASRLPVVRRKLQAELSETDIVYDSGPLLEAVERLSTSGAPASGHRARDAALGDARLWSRFSGARHTLLLLGPPGAHGALRAHAARIGSALGIEESEAPELLQRYGFSEPGWVLVRPDQFIAARGPARDDRAFLAYARLALEPAAE